Proteins co-encoded in one Desulfitobacterium hafniense DCB-2 genomic window:
- a CDS encoding adenosylhomocysteinase, with the protein MKEGVTWLSQDNMESTIRDIGLAPQGQLKIDWVQAHMPVLNTLREEFEKTQPFQGKKVTICLHLEAKTAYLAKVVQAGGAEVTVAASNPLSTQDDVVAALVAGGVHAHAWYGATDEEYHQHLHKALDFEPDYIIDDGGDLVSTLHKERRELLPKVLGGAEETTTGILRLRAMEKNGELAFPMMAVNDAEMKYLFDNRYGTGQSVWDGIMRTTNLVVAGKTICVVGYGWCGKGVALRAKGLGARVIICEVNPIKANEAWMDGFEVMPMLAAAPLGDFFVTVTGNKNVISGEHFQVMKDGAILANAGHFDVEVNKVQLAAMAQSCHEVRRNIEEYLLQDGRKIYLLAEGRLVNLAAGDGHPAEVMDMTFALQALALHYLATAKTPLEPKVYSVPTEMDMRVAELKLKTLGLSIDQLSEEQKSYLASWQHS; encoded by the coding sequence TTGAAAGAGGGGGTGACCTGGCTTAGCCAGGATAATATGGAATCAACGATTCGGGACATCGGATTGGCACCGCAAGGACAATTAAAAATCGATTGGGTGCAGGCCCATATGCCGGTTCTCAACACCTTAAGAGAAGAGTTTGAGAAAACCCAGCCTTTTCAAGGCAAGAAAGTGACCATTTGCCTGCATTTAGAAGCCAAGACAGCTTATCTGGCGAAAGTGGTTCAAGCGGGCGGAGCTGAAGTTACTGTGGCGGCCAGCAACCCTTTATCCACCCAGGATGATGTGGTGGCTGCTTTGGTAGCCGGCGGTGTCCATGCCCATGCCTGGTATGGTGCTACCGATGAAGAGTACCATCAGCACCTGCACAAGGCTTTGGATTTTGAGCCGGATTATATTATTGATGATGGGGGAGATTTGGTATCCACCCTGCACAAGGAGCGCCGGGAGCTGCTGCCTAAGGTCCTGGGAGGTGCTGAAGAGACCACGACAGGCATCCTCAGACTGCGCGCCATGGAGAAAAACGGTGAATTGGCCTTCCCCATGATGGCGGTCAATGATGCTGAGATGAAATACCTTTTTGACAATCGCTATGGCACAGGCCAATCGGTCTGGGATGGGATCATGCGCACCACGAATCTGGTGGTGGCCGGCAAGACGATTTGCGTAGTGGGCTATGGCTGGTGTGGCAAAGGTGTGGCTTTACGGGCCAAAGGCTTAGGTGCCCGGGTGATTATCTGTGAAGTCAATCCGATTAAAGCCAATGAAGCTTGGATGGATGGCTTCGAAGTGATGCCCATGTTGGCTGCCGCTCCCTTAGGCGATTTCTTCGTCACAGTAACGGGAAATAAGAATGTCATCTCAGGTGAGCACTTCCAAGTCATGAAGGATGGAGCAATCCTCGCCAATGCCGGTCACTTCGATGTGGAGGTCAATAAAGTCCAGTTGGCGGCTATGGCCCAAAGTTGTCATGAGGTTCGCCGCAATATTGAAGAATATCTGCTTCAGGATGGGCGGAAGATCTACCTCCTGGCAGAAGGACGCTTGGTCAATTTGGCGGCAGGAGACGGTCATCCCGCCGAAGTTATGGACATGACCTTTGCTTTGCAAGCCTTGGCCTTGCATTATCTTGCTACAGCAAAAACCCCCCTGGAGCCTAAAGTTTACTCCGTCCCCACGGAAATGGATATGCGAGTGGCCGAGTTAAAATTAAAAACCTTAGGTTTAAGCATCGATCAATTGTCTGAGGAACAAAAAAGCTACCTCGCCAGTTGGCAGCATAGTTAA
- a CDS encoding Mrp/NBP35 family ATP-binding protein produces the protein MSDACGSCPSASSCTTGSCPSTQPEKTKAQQASNIKNVIAVMSGKGGVGKSSVTSMLAVSLMRQGFKVGILDADITGPSIPRIFGLRDKANMNEVGVIPGETSHRIKVMSLNLMIPNEDDPVIWRGSIITQLVQQFWTDVVWGELDYLLIDLPPGTGDVPITVMQSLPVSGVVIVTSPQQLAGMIVRKAINMVKKYDATIYGLVENMAYVACPQCEERIEIFGKPHGEAEAAQNEIPYLGQLPIDPVLATMSDLGKIEDYESAGFTQIAKNLAEVIQEKQK, from the coding sequence ATGAGTGACGCCTGCGGCTCCTGCCCATCGGCAAGTTCCTGTACTACAGGAAGCTGCCCTTCTACACAACCGGAGAAAACCAAAGCCCAACAAGCTAGCAATATCAAAAATGTCATCGCGGTCATGAGCGGCAAAGGGGGCGTGGGGAAATCCTCCGTTACCTCCATGCTGGCGGTGAGTTTAATGCGCCAAGGCTTTAAAGTGGGTATTTTAGACGCGGATATAACCGGACCCAGCATTCCGAGAATTTTCGGACTGAGGGATAAGGCCAATATGAATGAGGTAGGGGTTATTCCTGGTGAAACCTCTCATAGAATTAAAGTGATGTCCCTCAATCTCATGATTCCTAACGAAGACGATCCGGTGATCTGGCGTGGTTCCATCATTACCCAGCTGGTACAGCAGTTCTGGACAGATGTCGTTTGGGGAGAGCTGGATTATCTGCTCATCGATTTGCCGCCAGGAACGGGAGATGTCCCCATTACTGTCATGCAATCCTTGCCCGTATCCGGTGTGGTCATCGTAACCAGCCCTCAGCAGCTGGCGGGGATGATTGTTCGCAAGGCCATCAATATGGTCAAGAAATACGATGCAACGATATATGGCTTGGTGGAAAATATGGCCTATGTTGCCTGCCCTCAGTGTGAGGAGCGGATTGAGATTTTCGGAAAACCCCATGGGGAAGCAGAAGCTGCTCAAAATGAGATTCCCTATCTTGGTCAATTACCCATTGATCCGGTCTTGGCCACCATGTCGGATCTAGGCAAGATAGAGGATTATGAATCCGCTGGCTTTACGCAAATTGCCAAGAATTTGGCTGAAGTTATACAGGAAAAGCAAAAGTAA
- the pepF gene encoding oligoendopeptidase F yields the protein MEQAKLKTRSEIPEQYKWHLEDIFPSDQAWEEEFLKAEKLLERAESFQGHLGDSAEALLTCFDWMDEVGQSVGEIYTYARMRRDEDNRNAHYQALTDRAGALSVRVGSALAFVVPEILALPEGRLQEFRQANEKMALYDHALEDILRKREHVLSSQEEKLLAEMGEIAEGPSTIFGMANNADLKFPSIKNEQDEEVELTKGNYIQFMESENRRVRQEAFETLYGTYQKQINTWAAILNSNIKGDVFFARARRYPSAIEASLHDDKVPLGVYDALIDTVREFLPEMHRYVKLRKKALGLDELHMYDIYVPIVSEVKMTIPYQEAVAMCREGLKPLGSDYGKVLEEGFTSHWIDVYENQGKTSGAYSWGTYRSHPYVLLNHQDTLDSMFTIAHEMGHSLHTYFSNRTQPHIYAGYKIFVAEVASTLNEALVMDHLLKTTEDPKLLAYLLNHYLEQFRGTVFRQTMFAEFEKKTHALVEQGEALTAELLSSTYLKLNEDYYGPDVVMDPQIAIEWARIPHFYNAFYVYKYATGFSAATALARKILDEGEPAVERYLRFLSSGSSDYPIELLREAGVDMETPVPVREALQVFTSLLDRLEGLL from the coding sequence ATGGAACAAGCTAAACTAAAAACACGTTCAGAAATCCCTGAGCAATATAAATGGCATCTTGAGGATATTTTCCCCAGTGATCAAGCTTGGGAAGAGGAATTTCTTAAAGCCGAAAAGCTTTTGGAACGGGCTGAATCATTCCAGGGGCATTTGGGGGATAGTGCCGAGGCTTTGTTAACCTGCTTTGACTGGATGGATGAAGTGGGGCAAAGTGTAGGTGAAATCTACACCTATGCACGGATGCGCCGGGATGAAGACAACCGGAATGCTCATTATCAGGCTTTGACGGATCGGGCCGGTGCTCTTTCTGTCCGGGTGGGGAGTGCTTTAGCTTTTGTAGTTCCGGAAATTCTCGCTTTGCCGGAAGGAAGGCTCCAGGAATTTCGCCAAGCGAATGAAAAAATGGCCCTTTATGACCACGCCTTAGAAGATATTTTGCGTAAACGTGAACATGTACTAAGCTCTCAAGAGGAAAAGTTATTGGCTGAAATGGGCGAGATAGCTGAAGGCCCCAGCACCATCTTTGGCATGGCCAATAATGCCGATCTTAAATTTCCCAGTATTAAGAATGAGCAGGATGAGGAAGTCGAGCTCACCAAAGGAAACTATATTCAGTTCATGGAAAGCGAAAACCGAAGGGTGCGGCAAGAGGCTTTTGAAACCCTTTATGGCACCTACCAAAAACAAATTAATACCTGGGCAGCCATCCTGAACTCCAATATTAAAGGGGATGTTTTTTTTGCCAGGGCCAGGCGTTACCCTTCGGCTATTGAGGCTTCCTTACATGATGATAAAGTTCCTTTAGGAGTCTATGATGCCTTGATCGATACCGTCCGTGAGTTTTTACCGGAAATGCATCGTTATGTCAAGCTGAGAAAGAAGGCCTTGGGGCTGGACGAACTACATATGTATGATATTTATGTTCCCATTGTCTCAGAGGTCAAGATGACGATTCCTTATCAGGAAGCCGTGGCGATGTGCCGGGAGGGGCTTAAACCTTTAGGCTCCGACTATGGCAAGGTTTTGGAAGAAGGATTCACTTCCCACTGGATTGATGTCTATGAAAACCAGGGCAAAACCAGCGGTGCCTATTCCTGGGGGACCTACCGTTCCCATCCTTATGTGCTGCTCAATCATCAGGATACTTTAGATTCGATGTTTACGATTGCTCATGAGATGGGGCATTCCCTCCATACCTATTTTTCCAACCGCACTCAGCCTCATATCTATGCCGGTTACAAGATCTTTGTGGCTGAAGTGGCTTCTACCCTCAATGAAGCTTTGGTGATGGACCACTTGCTCAAAACCACGGAAGATCCCAAATTATTGGCCTATTTGCTGAATCATTATCTGGAGCAGTTCAGAGGCACTGTTTTCCGTCAGACCATGTTTGCGGAATTTGAAAAGAAAACCCATGCTCTGGTGGAACAAGGGGAGGCCCTCACTGCGGAATTGTTATCCAGCACTTATCTTAAGCTCAATGAGGACTACTACGGACCGGATGTGGTGATGGACCCGCAAATTGCTATTGAATGGGCCAGAATCCCTCATTTTTACAATGCTTTCTACGTTTACAAATACGCTACAGGGTTCTCGGCAGCCACAGCCTTAGCGAGGAAAATTCTCGACGAAGGGGAACCGGCAGTGGAGCGTTACCTTAGATTCCTATCCAGCGGCAGCTCCGACTATCCGATTGAGTTGTTGCGTGAAGCCGGTGTGGATATGGAGACGCCGGTGCCGGTAAGGGAGGCCTTGCAGGTCTTTACGAGCCTGTTGGATCGGTTGGAGGGGTTGCTTTAA
- the pheA gene encoding prephenate dehydratase — protein sequence MMNIGYLGPKGSFSEEALQLFLTTQSDLLEPPLNLIPFTTIPKLLIACQNLEIEGAFVPLENSTEGQVGVTMDMLGQTESLYIMREFIFPVDQCLITAQPLHLAQIKQVYSHEQALGQCRDFLETHLAQAEQHSSPSTAEAVTKIAQNPDQPWAAIGPRRAAEIYNLHCKSEKIQDSMLNATRFIFVGHHLAEMNEEDKTSLLIITGDTPGALAHALQEFALRNINLSRIESRPSKKKLGEYVFFVDIDGYVFSPSIQEALWALKDKGVSTKLLGSYPKAKLSAKE from the coding sequence ATGATGAACATTGGCTATTTAGGACCGAAAGGCAGCTTTTCTGAAGAAGCGCTTCAACTCTTTTTAACGACTCAATCCGATTTATTGGAACCGCCGCTGAACCTTATTCCCTTTACGACGATTCCCAAACTATTAATAGCCTGCCAAAACCTGGAGATCGAAGGGGCCTTTGTCCCTCTGGAAAATTCCACCGAAGGCCAGGTGGGAGTAACCATGGATATGTTGGGCCAGACGGAAAGTCTGTATATTATGAGAGAATTTATATTCCCCGTGGATCAATGCCTGATCACCGCTCAGCCCCTTCATTTAGCGCAAATAAAACAGGTCTATTCCCATGAGCAGGCCTTGGGACAGTGCCGTGATTTTCTGGAAACTCATCTGGCTCAGGCAGAACAACACTCTTCTCCCAGCACTGCTGAAGCAGTTACGAAAATAGCCCAGAATCCCGATCAGCCTTGGGCTGCTATCGGACCCCGGCGTGCCGCCGAAATCTATAATTTACACTGTAAATCGGAAAAAATTCAGGACTCCATGCTCAATGCCACCCGTTTTATTTTCGTAGGGCATCATCTTGCCGAAATGAATGAAGAGGATAAAACATCCCTTTTAATCATTACCGGAGATACCCCCGGCGCCTTAGCCCATGCCCTTCAGGAATTTGCCCTGCGCAATATTAACTTAAGCCGTATTGAATCCCGCCCTTCCAAGAAAAAGCTGGGAGAGTATGTGTTCTTTGTGGATATTGATGGGTATGTCTTCTCCCCATCGATCCAGGAGGCTTTATGGGCACTGAAAGACAAAGGAGTCAGCACTAAACTACTAGGCTCCTATCCTAAGGCAAAGCTTTCGGCCAAGGAATAG
- a CDS encoding DUF2179 domain-containing protein: protein MGSILQFVLIIITINITYVTLTTIRFILMIKGMRVYASLLSVLEVFIYIMGLSIILDNLDSYWNIAAYCCGYGVGVYLGSRIEERLALGYIMAQVIVECEYQGLAGELRDAGFGVTSWLGEGKTGPRMVMMVLAKRNRQKELLNRIDSLCSNAFVIFEEPKNFRGGFWAKKVLH from the coding sequence ATGGGTTCAATTCTACAGTTTGTTTTAATCATCATTACTATTAATATAACTTATGTGACCTTAACGACCATCCGCTTTATTTTAATGATTAAAGGTATGCGGGTCTATGCTTCGCTGTTGTCTGTGCTGGAAGTCTTCATCTATATCATGGGACTTTCTATTATCCTGGACAACCTTGACAGCTATTGGAATATTGCGGCTTATTGCTGTGGTTATGGCGTGGGGGTCTATCTCGGCAGCCGAATCGAAGAACGGTTGGCTCTCGGCTATATTATGGCACAGGTCATCGTGGAATGCGAATACCAGGGGCTGGCAGGGGAACTGAGGGACGCCGGCTTTGGGGTGACGAGCTGGCTGGGGGAAGGAAAAACCGGGCCGCGTATGGTCATGATGGTGTTGGCCAAGCGCAACCGCCAGAAAGAGCTGTTAAACAGGATCGACAGCCTGTGCTCAAATGCCTTTGTCATTTTTGAGGAACCGAAGAATTTCCGCGGGGGATTCTGGGCGAAGAAGGTTCTGCATTAA
- the thrC gene encoding threonine synthase, giving the protein MLYESTRGNFPDQTGKEAIALGMVPVGGLFVPKELPQIHWEEVRGISYPELAQLIFKRYLPDFPEEKCVETSKIYTDGVFDSDNPAPLVNVGDMGILELWHGPTAAFKDMALQALPHLLGESMQVLTHTDKVLILVATSGDTGKAALEGFKNVEGTEIMVFYPEHGVSTVQEQQMTTTDGVNTKVVPVVGNFDQCQSAVKEIFGNPDLREKFKEQGIAFSSANSINWGRLLPQIIYYYWAYLQGVESQRIRPGEKMNVVVPTGNFGNILAAYYAKEMGLPIHQLICASNENNVLTDFFSQGVYNRKRPFFVTSSPSMDILISSNFERFLYEVSGRDGSKVGKWYDDLQALGEFTVDSDTLAKARKAVIAGWAGEADVLAVIQSVYKEHAYVLDPHTAVAVKVYQDYLRESGDNTFTMIASTASPFKFAKTVLEGIDADALEDDEWANLRKLREITGWSIPKGLQGLEDKETFGLEPVQPEEIPELIQKVYIPNR; this is encoded by the coding sequence ATGTTGTACGAAAGCACGAGAGGGAATTTCCCTGATCAAACTGGAAAAGAAGCGATTGCCTTGGGCATGGTTCCGGTAGGGGGGTTATTTGTTCCGAAAGAACTTCCGCAAATTCACTGGGAGGAAGTTCGCGGCATTTCCTATCCAGAACTGGCCCAATTGATTTTTAAACGCTATCTACCCGATTTTCCGGAGGAGAAATGTGTTGAGACTTCAAAAATATACACGGATGGAGTTTTCGATTCGGATAATCCGGCTCCCCTGGTGAATGTGGGAGATATGGGAATACTGGAGCTATGGCATGGTCCTACTGCCGCCTTCAAAGATATGGCCTTGCAGGCTTTGCCCCATCTTTTGGGAGAAAGCATGCAGGTTCTCACTCACACCGACAAGGTGCTGATTTTGGTCGCTACGTCAGGAGATACGGGAAAGGCCGCCCTGGAGGGATTTAAAAATGTTGAGGGTACAGAGATCATGGTCTTTTATCCTGAACATGGAGTGAGCACTGTTCAGGAGCAGCAAATGACCACAACTGATGGGGTCAACACTAAAGTAGTTCCCGTCGTCGGTAATTTCGATCAGTGTCAGTCCGCTGTGAAAGAGATTTTTGGCAATCCTGACTTAAGAGAAAAATTTAAAGAACAGGGCATTGCCTTTTCTTCGGCAAACTCTATTAACTGGGGAAGGCTTTTGCCGCAAATCATCTATTACTATTGGGCTTATTTACAAGGGGTGGAATCGCAACGAATTCGTCCCGGAGAAAAAATGAATGTGGTGGTACCCACAGGGAACTTCGGCAACATTCTTGCCGCTTATTATGCCAAGGAAATGGGATTGCCTATTCATCAACTCATTTGTGCCTCCAATGAGAATAATGTGCTGACAGATTTCTTCAGCCAAGGAGTGTATAACCGCAAGCGTCCTTTTTTCGTGACCTCTTCTCCTTCGATGGATATTTTAATATCCAGTAATTTTGAGCGCTTCCTTTACGAAGTTTCCGGGAGGGATGGGTCAAAGGTAGGAAAGTGGTATGACGACCTGCAGGCCCTTGGCGAATTTACTGTGGATTCGGATACTTTAGCCAAGGCCAGGAAAGCAGTCATTGCCGGATGGGCCGGTGAGGCGGATGTGCTGGCGGTCATACAATCCGTATATAAAGAGCATGCCTATGTTCTGGATCCCCATACAGCCGTAGCGGTGAAAGTATATCAAGATTATCTTCGGGAATCAGGAGACAACACCTTTACCATGATCGCCTCAACAGCCAGTCCCTTTAAATTTGCCAAAACCGTCTTAGAGGGCATTGATGCAGATGCCTTAGAAGATGATGAATGGGCGAATTTGCGGAAGCTGAGGGAGATTACCGGCTGGAGCATACCCAAAGGTCTCCAGGGGTTAGAGGATAAAGAGACTTTCGGTTTGGAGCCGGTACAACCTGAGGAGATTCCGGAACTCATCCAGAAGGTTTATATACCCAATAGATAG
- a CDS encoding uridine kinase family protein, producing the protein MSVMETTHRQYRQTLIFGLIRIVEELFPQEEIKIQYSILDGIYCELENSPLSPREVAQIEEKLHHWLESKPKIMSCAEEDGFFHTKVNHIFVKSLYPAMHPADTYYPFTLIFYHPGFILLFSNPEHPCELPNFVPPEKLAATFLESQRWVENLHLDKVGSINLNIRKGKTTELISLAEALHEKKISLIADRILEQRRNLRIILISGPSSSGKTTFAQRLSTQLQVNGIRPIALSLDNYFCDREHTPLDEYGQYDFEALEALDLPLLNQHVKALIHGEEIECPIFDFVAGRRQPEGIRMKLEPDEILVMEGIHALNPRLLPSLERSHLFKIYISALFQPNIDTHNRISTTDVRLIRRLVRDDKYRGINPEKTLNQWSSVRRGENNNIFPYQEEADVMFNSSLLYELNALKAYAEPLLISIPKDHPYYATASHLLRVLYHFEILDIAKVPFNSILREFIGGGIY; encoded by the coding sequence ATGAGCGTCATGGAAACGACCCATCGTCAATATCGTCAGACCCTTATTTTTGGCTTGATTAGGATTGTGGAGGAGCTTTTTCCTCAGGAGGAAATAAAGATTCAATACTCCATTTTGGATGGTATTTATTGCGAGTTAGAGAACTCACCTCTTTCGCCTCGGGAAGTAGCGCAAATCGAGGAAAAACTCCATCACTGGTTGGAGTCTAAGCCGAAGATCATGTCCTGTGCGGAAGAAGATGGCTTCTTTCACACGAAGGTCAATCATATCTTCGTCAAGTCTCTTTATCCCGCTATGCATCCGGCAGATACCTATTATCCTTTTACCCTCATCTTCTATCATCCCGGCTTTATTTTGCTCTTTTCCAATCCTGAGCATCCCTGCGAGCTGCCCAATTTTGTACCACCGGAAAAATTAGCCGCTACTTTCCTGGAGTCCCAGCGTTGGGTGGAAAACCTACATTTGGATAAGGTGGGTTCTATTAACCTTAATATCCGGAAAGGCAAGACCACAGAATTAATCTCTTTAGCCGAAGCCTTGCATGAGAAAAAAATTTCCTTAATCGCTGATCGCATTCTCGAACAGCGAAGGAACCTCCGCATTATTCTCATTTCCGGTCCCTCTTCCTCCGGGAAAACCACCTTTGCCCAACGTCTGTCCACACAGCTTCAGGTTAATGGCATCCGCCCTATTGCTTTGTCGTTGGATAATTATTTCTGCGATCGGGAACACACGCCTCTTGATGAGTATGGACAATATGACTTTGAAGCTCTCGAGGCTCTCGATCTCCCCTTGCTGAACCAGCATGTCAAGGCCTTAATCCATGGCGAGGAGATTGAGTGCCCTATTTTCGATTTTGTGGCAGGCCGTCGTCAACCCGAGGGTATACGCATGAAATTAGAGCCTGATGAAATATTGGTCATGGAGGGTATTCATGCCCTCAACCCCCGGCTTTTGCCTTCCCTGGAGCGCTCCCATCTCTTCAAAATCTATATCAGCGCTCTTTTTCAACCCAATATCGATACTCATAATCGTATCTCCACAACGGACGTACGCCTGATTCGCCGCCTGGTTCGTGATGACAAATATCGTGGCATCAACCCGGAAAAAACCCTCAATCAATGGTCCAGCGTGCGGCGGGGGGAAAACAACAATATATTTCCCTATCAAGAGGAAGCGGACGTTATGTTCAATTCCAGCCTGCTCTATGAATTAAACGCTCTTAAGGCTTATGCTGAACCGCTTTTAATCAGCATTCCTAAAGATCATCCCTATTACGCCACCGCCTCCCATCTCTTAAGAGTGCTTTACCACTTTGAAATCCTGGATATAGCCAAAGTCCCCTTTAATTCTATCTTGCGGGAGTTTATTGGCGGCGGGATCTACTAA
- a CDS encoding GIY-YIG nuclease family protein, translating into MYWVYILHCADHTLYTGSTPRLERRIQEHNQGSGAKYTRGRRPVSLRQAWIVENRSQALRLEAFIKKLTRKEKEYLIDDPQDLLRLAKEKGYDFVIKIGDKSD; encoded by the coding sequence ATGTACTGGGTTTATATTCTTCACTGTGCCGATCATACACTCTACACCGGATCAACGCCAAGGCTGGAACGCCGAATTCAAGAACATAATCAAGGCAGCGGAGCGAAATACACCCGGGGACGGCGGCCGGTATCCCTTAGGCAGGCCTGGATTGTGGAGAACCGGAGCCAGGCACTGCGGCTGGAAGCTTTTATAAAAAAGTTAACACGCAAGGAAAAGGAATACTTAATCGACGACCCCCAAGACCTTCTGCGCCTGGCTAAAGAGAAGGGCTATGACTTCGTCATAAAGATCGGGGATAAAAGCGATTGA
- a CDS encoding fumarylacetoacetate hydrolase family protein produces MQYIRFSYEDRICFGQLQGEAIALLDRSYLEAGCQKTGQILQADQVRLLAPVEPTKIVCIGLNYAKHIEELGHDFHDDPVIFLKPVTSLVGPEDEIILPAMSQQVDYEAELVVVIGKTAKDLAEDQAEDYIFGFTCGNDVTARDLQKKDGQWTRSKGFDTFCPIGPWIVRDLDYRNVKIRSVLNGEVKQSSQTSHLIHSVPKLVSYISKIMTLNPGDLIMTGTPEGVGPMKTGDAIAIDIKGIGRLHNLVR; encoded by the coding sequence ATGCAGTACATTAGATTTTCATATGAGGATAGAATTTGCTTTGGTCAGCTTCAGGGGGAAGCCATTGCTCTTCTTGACCGCTCTTATTTGGAAGCAGGCTGCCAAAAAACAGGTCAGATCCTCCAGGCAGATCAGGTTCGCTTGCTGGCACCTGTTGAGCCGACCAAGATCGTGTGTATTGGCTTGAATTATGCTAAGCATATTGAAGAATTGGGCCATGATTTTCATGATGACCCTGTCATCTTTCTGAAGCCCGTCACTTCCTTAGTGGGGCCGGAGGATGAAATTATCCTGCCGGCGATGAGTCAGCAGGTCGACTATGAAGCAGAGCTTGTGGTGGTTATAGGTAAAACAGCTAAAGATCTTGCTGAAGATCAGGCTGAAGACTATATTTTCGGCTTCACCTGCGGCAATGATGTTACAGCCAGGGATCTGCAAAAGAAAGATGGGCAATGGACCCGCAGTAAGGGGTTTGACACCTTTTGCCCTATTGGGCCCTGGATCGTCAGAGACCTGGACTATAGAAATGTGAAGATTCGTTCAGTGTTGAATGGGGAGGTAAAACAGTCTTCCCAAACCAGCCATTTAATTCATTCTGTTCCTAAATTGGTAAGCTATATTTCCAAGATTATGACCTTAAACCCTGGGGACTTGATCATGACTGGGACTCCCGAAGGCGTAGGGCCCATGAAAACCGGTGATGCAATTGCCATTGACATCAAAGGCATTGGCCGGCTGCACAACCTTGTCCGTTAG
- the nth gene encoding endonuclease III produces MSNVNSILSILAATYPEAHCELNFSTPFELLIATMLSAQATDKKVNQVTARLFRDYKTPEQFLTMSLAEMEQAIKELGLYHNKAKNILATCHILVANYGGEVPGSMEALTQLPGVGRKTANVVLSNAFHIPAMAVDTHVLRVSNRLGLASGTNPDLIEKQLMSCIPCSQWIQAHHWLIWHGRRICAARNPKCPECPLSPLCPSRLLPA; encoded by the coding sequence ATGAGCAACGTAAACTCTATTCTCAGCATCTTAGCGGCGACCTATCCCGAGGCCCATTGTGAACTCAATTTCTCCACCCCATTTGAGCTGCTGATTGCCACGATGTTGAGCGCTCAGGCTACGGATAAAAAAGTAAATCAAGTCACGGCAAGACTGTTTAGAGATTACAAAACCCCTGAACAGTTCTTAACCATGTCTTTAGCGGAAATGGAACAGGCTATCAAAGAGCTGGGGCTTTATCATAATAAAGCTAAAAATATTTTAGCTACCTGCCATATCTTAGTTGCGAACTATGGCGGAGAAGTCCCCGGCTCCATGGAAGCTCTGACTCAACTCCCCGGTGTGGGAAGAAAAACAGCCAATGTGGTACTCAGCAATGCTTTTCATATCCCCGCCATGGCCGTAGACACTCATGTTTTACGAGTCTCCAACCGGTTAGGGCTGGCCTCAGGGACGAATCCTGATCTGATCGAGAAGCAGTTGATGAGCTGTATTCCCTGTTCCCAATGGATTCAAGCCCATCATTGGCTCATTTGGCACGGACGGAGAATCTGTGCCGCCCGCAACCCCAAATGTCCGGAATGCCCCCTGTCACCACTATGCCCCAGCAGATTATTGCCGGCTTGA